The genomic region CAAATCTTTATTTCCTGCAGGTATTTTGGGAAAACCGTTGGCAGTGCCCAAAAAATCTTTTAAAATTGAGGTTGTACTATCTTCATTAGGCATTTTCAGATTTAATCCCGATATGCGAGATGCAATTAAAGAAAATCGTTTTCTGCTTTGAGGTACTCCATATTTACTCATATCAACAACTTTGTAAATGATATTTTCATATCCAAGACCTTTTAACTTATTCAGGAAATATGGTAATATGCTATTTTTATTTGTCATTATACCCGGTACATTCTCAACAAGAATAAATCCAGGTCTATAATATTCAACAAAACGGGCAAAATTCTTCAATAGGTCTTTGGATTTCATTGATTTCTCCTTATCGGTATTGATTATGCTATAATACTGACATGGGCTACATCCTACCAAAATAAGATTGTCATCATAAGGTTTAATTGCATATTTCCTTTCAAAAAAGTTACTACGTAATCTTTTTATATCAGCTTGTATAAATACACTTTGGGGATTATTATGTTCATATGTCTCTTTTGCATCTGCATCAAAATCAACGCCTGCAATTACATCTATACCTGCTTGACGCAATCCACAAGTCATACCACCTCCACCACAAAAGAAATCTATAGCTCGAAATTTATTGTTTGACTCCATATACATTAAGCTCTTTTAATTATTACTCCAAATATCATTTAGTAAAATGGAATCATAACTTCTGCTATGTTTGAAATCATTAAAGTCATCAAAATTGGTTGCAGGAAATTCCAATAAGATTTCATCATATAAAATTGATAAAACTTTATCACCTATTTCTTCGGCAAAAACTCCTCTAAGTGCTTTCTCATACCATAATATTAAATCATTTTCTGTGACGATACTTTGAATTTTAGATTTCCATCCAATTTGTGTTAAAAGCGAAACAATTAGTTTTTCTTCGGAATTTTTACATACAATAACGATTCTATCGGAAGATACTGATGATACTATATTTTCCGCAAGTTCTTCTGTCAATGATAAATGCTTTATCTGAATAGCCATACCGAAATTAGCCCACATATCTAATCCTCTATCGGCGGCATTGGTAACTCCAACACGATTTATTCGAGCTTTGACTGTTACCGTTGAACGTCCCTTTGATAATCCGATTACACGTTCGGCAAAATCGGAGAATTCTTCCAACAATTTTTGTTTTGTCTTATCGGCTTCAATAGTAACCGTAACTTTAAGACAGTCTATAAGAGCTGAAAATAAAGCATATACTACTATTTCATATATTTTATCTATACTTCTCCTCAATCCAGGTTCATTCCAAAAAAGATTGATAAATTCTATAACTTGAAAACTGCTTTTATCATGTGTATTACAATAATCCAAACCGCTTGACATTTGTGAAAAACGTTGTTCGAAGCGGTCGTAAATATATTTTTCTACGATTCCATTATTTTTCTTGTTTTCAGCTCCTAATACTTCAAGAACCGAAGGAGGTACTGCATTTTCATTAAAGACATCATCTTGATACCTTGCCGACGATGTGGATGTCCTTCCTAAAAAGCGCAAGCAGACTACATCACGCCATCTCTTTGATGCATTTCTATAAGTTTCCAAATCTGCTAAATCAATATCTCCATAAATTCTATCTCGATATAAAATTTCTGCGATTTGAATAGGCTTATATAAATGTACTCTCCCTTTAGATATGATTTTATCTAACGCTTGCTTCGCTTCCAATATGGTCATAATCTCCAAATAAATTAAGTTCTTTATATTGTACCTTTTTTTTCTGTTCATTGAGTGCTTTAATCATCTCCCCTGCAATAGCATATATAACAGGAACAGACACAGAGTTTCCAGCAACTTTTCGTGCTTGTGAATAAGGAATGTTTATAACAAATGAGTCCGGAAATCCTTGAAGTCGCAACATCTCACGTGAGGTTAAACGTCTTTCTCCGTTTACAACTAAATAATTATAACTCCCCCCAGCTCTTAACGCACAAGAATATGGCAATGGAGATATATTTCCTCCAATATTCTCGTGCCAAATAGAAGGCCTAGGTGGAATGCTTTTAAGAGCAGAGAGGCGTTTTTGCCTCATTGCTTCCGACAGAAAATATGAAGTGGGGATATCCTCATCTTTTTCTAAAATTTCGGATAGTGGCTTAAAATATCCCAAAGGCTTCGGAAATTTAAACTGTATAGGACTTCTAAAGCCTACAATATAAATTCTTTCTCTCTTTTGAGGAACTCCAAAATCTAATGAATTAAAAACTTTATGATATACTGTATACCCCAATTTGTTCAATCTGTCCAAAATTACAGCAAAAGTATTTCCGTTATCATGGGTTGTGAGCCGTTTTACATTTTCCAACAAAAATGCTTCAGGTTGTTTCGCTTTAAGTATTGCTTCAATATTAAAAAACAATGTTCCTCTTGTATCGGCAAATCCTAAACCTTTACCTGCTATACTAAAAGGCTGACACGGAAATCCTGCTAACAAAATATCATGATCAGGGATATCTTCGGGATTTATATCATTAATGTCTCCAAACGGCTTCTCATGGAAATTCGCTTCATACATCTTTTGAGCATATTTATCCCATTCAGAAGAAAAGACATTTCTGCATCCATATGCTTCGAATCCTAAACGAATACCACCTATACCAGCAAATAAATCTATAGTTCTATATATTTTGCGCATAGTTCAAAATTTTTTCATTCACAACATTAAGTATATCTTGCACATTGCTTTCACAGCTAACCACTTCATAAACCTTATCAGCAAGCCATAATTTAATAAGTTCTTTTTTATCAGCGTTTAACACATAAGCAATTACTTCAACCTGTTCCCTTCTTGCTTTCCTTTCGCCTCTTTCTATTTTGCAATAAGTCGCAGTATCAATATCTAAGGCCGCTGCTAATTGTCGCTGTGGCATCTGATTCTGAATACGAAGCTCTTTAATACGCTCTGAAAACATAAATTTACCCTTTTGTGTCTTGACATTATTTGGCAAAAGTACAAATAATATTTGAGCCATAGGCTATATTCCCAGACCTTTTTTATGCTGACCTTTCCGACTTTGGAGGAAAAGATTCCAGCAAGTAGTTTTGGGGCACCGAAAACATTTCGGGTGCCCCAAAACACAACTTGCCATGTTCGTTTGAACATAAGATTTGAGTATGGAAATCACGACTGAAAATAGAAGAATTGTCTTTGATAAGATGCTTGTTTGAGATTGGTCATATTATTTGTTTCTACCAACAAATAACGGTCGGTCGGTTGGTTGGTTTACCCAATTATTGGCTAGCATCATGGTCGGTTGGTCTCTAAGCCGTCAAGAAAAAAACGGTTAATAGAATTGCAGGAATGAGCAGCACCTTGCCTATCGGTAAAGCACGACATTCCGACAAGGCGAAAACGGTGTTCCAAAAATATCGCCAAAAGAAAAAGATTATTTTCTGGAGGGAGTGCAGTTTCCCGTTTGCCACCATTTTATTGTGTCCTATAAAAACACCTCCCTCGGTTTTGAATGAAATTCTATAAACAAATAATGATAGACATATATGCCTATTCAATAGTTTCGTCTTTGACGATTCTTTTCCGTCAGTCGTTTGTTTCCGTAGCCGTCATCGTCCATTGTACAGACGTGAAAGGGAAAAGGTTTTCGGGCTGAATACACTCTGAAAGAGGAAGATTCTGCCCGAAACGGCACAGCCGCCTGACCTTTTCCCTTTCAATAAAGTCTGTACTAACTTAATGGACGAGCAAGGAAACAGGCGACTGACGGTCTGTAATTTTCATATCGACCTACAAATGCTTTTCTCCATATCTCCCAATTTTTCAGAGAGTTGTTCCATGTCCTGACTTATCTTTTGGGCGGTTATCTTTGCGTAGATTTGGGTCGTCTTTATGTTGGTGTGCCCCAACAGTCTGCTTACGGTTTCAATCGGTACTCCGTTGGATAATAAAATGGTGGTCGCCGCTGAATGTCTTGCAACATGATAGGTCAGATGGGCTTTTATACCGCACAATTTGGCAATGGTTTTCAACTTCTTGTTGCAAGTCGTATTGCTCGGCATAGGGAATACCTTGTTGTCCTTTGTCATGCCTTTGTACTTCTCTATGATACGTCTGGGTACATCTAACAGACGGATATTGGATTCCGTGTTGGTCTTCTTTCTTCGGGTGATAATCCAAATGTTTCCGTCAAAGAATGTCTGCAAATTGTCATTGGTCAGGTTCTTGACATCGGAATAAGACAAGCCAGTGAACGTGGAAAACAGGAACAAGTCCCTGACAAGTTCATGTGTCTTGTCGGGCATCTCGGTGTCCATCATTGTGTGTATTTCCTCTTTCGTGACATATCCTCTGTCCACACT from Candidatus Caccoplasma merdavium harbors:
- a CDS encoding HaeII family restriction endonuclease, which produces MTILEAKQALDKIISKGRVHLYKPIQIAEILYRDRIYGDIDLADLETYRNASKRWRDVVCLRFLGRTSTSSARYQDDVFNENAVPPSVLEVLGAENKKNNGIVEKYIYDRFEQRFSQMSSGLDYCNTHDKSSFQVIEFINLFWNEPGLRRSIDKIYEIVVYALFSALIDCLKVTVTIEADKTKQKLLEEFSDFAERVIGLSKGRSTVTVKARINRVGVTNAADRGLDMWANFGMAIQIKHLSLTEELAENIVSSVSSDRIVIVCKNSEEKLIVSLLTQIGWKSKIQSIVTENDLILWYEKALRGVFAEEIGDKVLSILYDEILLEFPATNFDDFNDFKHSRSYDSILLNDIWSNN
- a CDS encoding DNA cytosine methyltransferase, with the protein product MESNNKFRAIDFFCGGGGMTCGLRQAGIDVIAGVDFDADAKETYEHNNPQSVFIQADIKRLRSNFFERKYAIKPYDDNLILVGCSPCQYYSIINTDKEKSMKSKDLLKNFARFVEYYRPGFILVENVPGIMTNKNSILPYFLNKLKGLGYENIIYKVVDMSKYGVPQSRKRFSLIASRISGLNLKMPNEDSTTSILKDFLGTANGFPKIPAGNKDLSDFNHTTAGLSDINLKRISRTKHDGGSRLDWANDMELQLPCFIGKDDSFKDTFGRMWWDKPAPTITTKFYSISNGRFGHPEEDRAISLREGATLQTFPKNYVFKTNSIAATAKLIGNAVPCEYARRLGISIISTNI
- a CDS encoding DNA cytosine methyltransferase, whose protein sequence is MRKIYRTIDLFAGIGGIRLGFEAYGCRNVFSSEWDKYAQKMYEANFHEKPFGDINDINPEDIPDHDILLAGFPCQPFSIAGKGLGFADTRGTLFFNIEAILKAKQPEAFLLENVKRLTTHDNGNTFAVILDRLNKLGYTVYHKVFNSLDFGVPQKRERIYIVGFRSPIQFKFPKPLGYFKPLSEILEKDEDIPTSYFLSEAMRQKRLSALKSIPPRPSIWHENIGGNISPLPYSCALRAGGSYNYLVVNGERRLTSREMLRLQGFPDSFVINIPYSQARKVAGNSVSVPVIYAIAGEMIKALNEQKKKVQYKELNLFGDYDHIGSEASVR
- a CDS encoding helix-turn-helix transcriptional regulator; translated protein: MFSERIKELRIQNQMPQRQLAAALDIDTATYCKIERGERKARREQVEVIAYVLNADKKELIKLWLADKVYEVVSCESNVQDILNVVNEKILNYAQNI